The following nucleotide sequence is from Takifugu flavidus isolate HTHZ2018 chromosome 4, ASM371156v2, whole genome shotgun sequence.
tggctgtgtgggAGTCTGAGAGCATGAGAGGTAGgacatctgcgtgtgtgtgtgtgtgtgtgtgtgtgtgtgtgtgtgttgtgtgtgtgtgtgtgtcagggggtGGGTGCATTAGTCCGTGACAGACAGCAAAGAGTGCCTCAGTTATCTCAGAATCAGAGCCAAAGCGACCTCACTAACTGAGAGTGGAGCCACAGCGGGAGCAGAAAGAAGAGGATAAAAGAAGGACAACAATAATTTAACAAAAGAAGACAGAGACGGCCAAAAGTTCAAATATCTGTACAAGCTGATGAGTTGTCAAACACGTTTGACCTGAGAGGAAAGAGGCTTCATCCTGGACAAAAAGTGTGGACTGCAAAGAGTTTAAAACAAAGGTCAGGACAAGACTGCTCTTCTGCATTTTCCCATGATTCCGCTTCATTTCCGGGGAgttctccctctcctgtctctgcaTGTGGGAGCCTTGCTGTCCACAGGTGCATCCCTGGCCTGTCCACACCCTCCCTGCGGGGAGAGTCTGGTGGCTGCACCCATCCAGGCTGGCAGCAGCGTGGGAATGGGCACCAGGGCCTGCGAGGGTCAAACTGGCACAACCTCCTGCAGGATGGGGGTTGCGCTTTTAGCCATCTCAGATGTTCCCCGTAGGGTGGAGCACAGGCTCAATCCCCCCCAGGTCCAGCCAAAGGTAAGCAAGACTGCAGcttccagctctgtcctggactTTTCTGTAAATCTGAAGGATGATTGTATTCAAACAGACATTTATAAATCATTGGCCGGGTTATCAATCAAAGCTCTCCACACTACTTACCTTTCAATCACCACCAGAGCCAGCCTTGCCACATGTAATCTGATCTTTCTCAGCCTTGAGTCAGAAATACTGAAACAGGGGGCAGCCACATGAGTCCTGCGTGCTGTCGCTGGCCGGGAGGTTCTGTCCTCTCCTGAGTCCTGTCCTCTCTTGTCATCACTCTAAACATGGCACCGCCTAATAGCCGTGAAGCAATGACAACAATCAAAGAAGGGATAAAATTAGGTCCGCTTTAAACATGTCCTCATCATATGGCTGTGAGATAATGGAGCAGCAGGTGCGTAAGGGGCGGGAGATAATGATTGATGTGAGGGCATGGCAGCAAATGCGTCTGGTTCTGTCCGTCTGCTTCCTGAACCACCTGTGGACACTGTCGTTGCAGACCGGGAGCATTAAAGAGCGCCTTGTTCAACTGCAACGCTGCATGCACGCCCTCCAGGACCCAGGGGCCCCGCGGAGCCCCGCTGGCCAGGAGAGCAGCTCTCTAGGAGCCATCCTGGCATTAATGGCAGCTGTACTTACCGAGTGTGACCTCCACTGCCACAGCCAGGCCCTGGGGGTGATGGCCAAAAGACTGGGTGAGTTGTACTTGTTTATTTTCACccctctaacacacacacacacacacacacacacatagaaaaaGTGTGTGCAGTCACTCCCCCACATATAGTAAAAAGAACCTCGATGGGCTCTGCTACATGTTGGTCATAGATGAGCGCATTGGAATTCACCTACACTGACAACCAtgagaaccacacacacacacacacacacacacacacataacccaCCCCTCCATCTATACGTGCTCATCAATGGGCCGTGGGTCTCTTGATAAAGAGTCATTAAACTCACTGATAAACCTGATCTTCCTGAGATGGCAGAGAGTGCAGCTGTAGGGCGAGAAGGGGAGAAggacctgctgctcctgctcaagAGCATCACGCAGCATCCGCCCACAGGTAAGGCCTCCATCAGTGGTCCCGCTTGTCGGCGGACTTATTAATATGTGTAAAAATGGACTCTGTGGTTCTCAGTCGCTCCTTTGGAGAGGTCACATCCTCAAGACTGTGCAGAGATTTACAAGCTGGGGATCAAAGAGAATGGAATCTACACCATCCAGCCTGACCTCCGCAGGCCGGCAATGGAGGTGAATGTGATTAACCACACAGAACACAAACCGGCCGGACCACCACCGTGAAACCGTTCCGTCCTTGCTGTCTGTAGCTCATTAACAGTCTAGTCTTTGGATTATTGTTGCGTTTGGCCCAGGCTAAGTGTGACATGGAGACAGCTGGTGGTGGGTGGACGGTGATCCAGACTCGGCAGGACGGTCTGCTGGATTTCAACAGGACCTGGCAGGAATACAGAGAGGGATTCGGGAGTCCAAAGGGAGAGCACTGGCTGGGGAACGCGGCGCTCCATGCCCTCACCTCCACTGGCCCACACCAGCTCCGCATCGAGCTGGAGGACTGGTACCAGCAGAAGCGCCACGCTACGTACAGCAACTTCAAAGTGGCCTCTGAGGCCCAGAGGTGAAACACCACAGGGATACAGGCGCTGCTTACTGCACACACTTGTACCGTCAGATCTAGTCCGACATGTCCTCAAAGTGTGCCGTTTCTTTCAGGTATCGGCTGACAGCGCGGGAATACTCCGGCGACGCAGGCAACGCACTGAGTTACAGCAAGCGTTACAATCACGACGGGAGATCCTTCAGCACCCCGGACAGAGACAACGACCGTTACGCCACGGGGAACTGCGCTCAGTACTACGGCGCAGGCTGGTGGTTTGATGCCTGCTTGGCGGCTAACCCAAACGGACGTTATTACCGTGGGCGCTACAGCGGGGTGACTAATGGCATCTACTGGGGGACCTGGTATATCCTGACAGATGGGCGAACTGGAGAACGCTATTCCTTCAAGAGGGTGGAGATGAAGACAAGACCCAGGAACTTTGTAGGAAACTCTTGAAGATGAATATAATTAGCAACAGGCCTGCCTCAACTTTATCTGGACCATGTTATTTAAACTGCAAAGCAACTATATCTTTGACATTAATAAATGTTGGGGGGGAAGTACAAGAAATATTTAATTGActttaaatgttatttgtttcattagcattaaaacattaaaattgtCTGGGGTGATTACTTCCATTCACAGGCTCTCTACATGTGGGCACTAGTTCCCATCTTATATTTTGGTAATGTCAGAAAACGAAGCTAAACCATGAAGGGGACTGTGAAGAAAGTGTCCTCCTTCATTCATTTTCATGCCAAAAGGCAGCAGGTCAGTGgaaggcaggaagtgacattCCAATCTTTCACACCGTGGTGTGCCACATATCGGACGAAGGTGCAAATATCCTTTATTGTTTGATCTGAAATGCCAAAACACACGTCTGGCTGTGCTTTAGTTCCAGAACTTTATCAGTACCGAGTACGGTACAACAAACCTCAGCTttacacaaaaggaaaaacagtGGGGAATAAATCAGACAGCGTTCCCTCAAAGATAATTCCCTGATTGCTAAACCTGAACACACAGCTGACCTCAAACACGCCCAGCTGCTCATTATACATTTTTAGACATTGTTTTAAAGGTCTTTCCTCAAAGACTTGTGTAAATTAAGATGCCAGATTAGACATGAATGCAGTTAGCCTGTTTTCTATGCTCcagatgtgttttatttagttAAAGCTCACAGCAGAATTGAAAGAAGTTGGTGGATTGAAAAGGTAATCCTAGCTAAAACACGGGCTCATTATAACCGTATTTTCCTACAAACACGTGCAAGTTGAGGGTTAAAGCTCCAAGTTTGTACTTTACAAAAGCAAGAACAACCCTAATTAAATAGGTCGGAGCGATCAAACTCAAAGAAGGTCTTTCATTTATGTGGACGTAGCAACAGAGAGACCATAGTCTGATCTCTCAGCAAATGACGGAGGTACTTTTGATATCCTCCACCCTGTTATTAAGCTGGCCCATAAATGCACCTCCACCATCACAAAGCATCAGGTTACATTCCAGGAATGCAGAGGTTTCCTTTAAAATGTAACCATATTAATGTAATCATTGTATAGGTGTGTATATCTTTCTGTAACCAGAAGGATCAAGATGTTGCCACATTTAAATAGAATTTCTGATGTTGCTAAAACTCACACACCCCACAATGATCAATGCATCTTTTTTATATCTATTTCCACAGTGAACTCCAACATGTAGTTTAAAACTTGAGaattttaacagattttttttaactttgcagAATCACTTTTTCCAATGCCGCatattttctctgtgtgtgtatgtgtgtgtttatatgtgtcTGTCCAATTCTTTTTTAGCAGTGTTGGAAATAAGCCGAGAAAAAGCATCTAATATTAACCAATGATGTAAAGCACTAACAAATGCGCCCGCTTGCTTGTTCTTCTGTCATTGTGAGACCTCTCTGACAAAATGGCTTCCTCGGCCCTTTAAGCAAACCTTAATCTGACAGTTCTAACTTAAAACCAAGACTtcaaccctcaaacagaccTTCTGTGGTCTGCAGACAAGATGACCTCACTTCCTTCAAATTGTCCTCACTAGTGTCCCTGttagtatttgtgtgtgtgtgtagttgtgcgtgcacgtgcacacacacacacacacaggtcgtGGGTAGAGTCTAGACTCTAGACAACCACAGTCTTTCACATGCACCACTTATAAAACAGTGGGGCATGTCGGGCTATATCTGTCTTTCTTTTAccctttgtctgtctgtctgtctgtctgtctgtctgtctgtctgtctgtctgtctaacccacacacacaaattataattctatctttgtaaggacttCACCCAGCCCCCACCTCCAATGCCCAACCCCCTTCCTGACCTCAACCTGAACTAATGCTATCTTCAACCTTACAACTAAATCTGAATCTTCAAACAGACCCTTGAAGTCGTGTGAACCAGGCAAAAACGTCCTCATGTTGCAGATGAAATGTGTATTGTGGCCTTCAGTATGTGATATGTACGAGAGCCTGCGTGGTCTTGAAATGACATGCATGATGGCATTTTGATTAAATGCAAACCATTCAAAAGTCACCCGGTTCTGTTAATGTTTACTTATTTCTAATTAGGGTGGCAGGGGTTACTGGATTCTATCCCAGCAGTGACTGtttgagaggcaggaatacactcTGGACACTCatgacaggacacacacatcattAGCTCACCTATTTGGGTCTGTAGGTGGAAACAGGAGTTACTGGAATCTCCTCAGACACTATTAAAGTCAGATGTTGACCGTGCTAATTTTCAGGGCTGAAAAACTGGGGTTGTAGCGTGAAATGTCCGTATTTCGCCCTCTAGTGGATGCTATTATATAGGTCCATGTTAAAGAAAGTAAAATCGCcagcttttttctttatttattttttaaaaatcctattAATGTAATCAAAAAGACATTTGTGATGCTCTAAAAACAAGTCTAgccaacatgtgtgtgtttgtgtgtgtgtgtgtgtgtgtgtgtctgtgaccaTTGTTAAACTATTGTTGACCaatgataaactgcagctccctACTTCTAAAGAAATTCATTCAAATAACAGTTGGAATTCATCAAAATCTTTAAAATTATTTGATCATATCTTCAGTTTTATGTACACACATCCCACTCCAACTCTTAagcaaaacacagcaacagcgAAACATCAGACAAAAATATGACGGCATATCTTGTTtgcagcatttattttaaatgtcagcgtctcttctgtcttctgtcattTGTTTTCGCTTCTTTATATCCATCAGTCTTGTTGACAAGGGAGGAACAGAGGCCCAGGGTTGTGTCACCACAGTATCCTGGCATGGTGTCTGGAGTTGGGTGATAGTGGCAGGGTTGCGGAGTGTGAGGGGTATCGGCAGCCTCTGCTACCCCAGGGCCGGAAACCAAGCCTGGGCAGCGGTTAGCCAGCACATCCCTCTGAGAAGCCCTGTGCTCTTCTGAGGGAAGTTCCCCTGTGACCTGTGTCATTCATTAGTgtgtagagaaaaaaaaatcccactaaTACAGAAGTCTAGCACATCCTCAGGTTATTGACCCCTGGCTGAGAACAAAAATGCTTCCCAATAGaaacaaatgtgagattttATACTTTACGCAGTCTCCAAATATCCATCTGAGTGTAGCTGTGACCGTAAAAGACAAAGATCAGTAAACTGATTGAAACTGAATTCAGAGCAAGAAATCAGGCGCTTTTCTAGGTGCAACTTTTTAAACCTGTCATCTGTCAGTTGGCCTCCCTTCCTGATGGAACCTCTGAAATGAGCCAGTTTGTCTGTCGAACACCAGGTGGCAATGTTGGTTAGTTAAAATTAAAACTTTGGAATGACTTTTCCAGCTGTGTCCCAGTTGTTTCTCACGAGAAAGGGCAGCTCCGCCACAGGCACCGAGAGGCATTGGGAGCAAAGAAACAACAGAACAATGCAGATTGTGAACcagatgaaaataaagaatCCAAAACAATATCAGGGTCAGGAAAGTGTCTACATCATGTTCTGGCTAAAACAATGTTATAACAACATGTAAATGTTTTAAACCTGGCAGTAACAGAGAGGCTCTTACATTTGCAACAGATGAGTTTGGACTCAGAACTGCTGAAATCTGATTTTAAAACTAGaggttttattttagatttaacATAAATGAACTCATATTTGCCAAcactggggtcaaaggtcaagaagAAGCTTAGCAGGCCTGAAAATCTGGATTCTTCAAACAGGATTGACATCTGCAGGAGTCAGCAACCGATTCACGCATGTTGAGGTGGACAAGGTGAGAATGGCGGCAAATGCTTGTGGCCTGCAGTCAAAACTGGCATTTTTGACTGGAAAACCCCGTTTGAAAAATCCATTTAATGTCGTGATGATGCTCACATGGTTGAATGCAGCCTGTTAAGGCTGAGGGaggttcaggaggaggaagcaggaacgCGTGACTTTGCAAAGGTGTGCGGGTCTAACGGGCCGTTAGAggctccccctccctgaccacAGGGACAGCGAGAGACAGCATGTGCCTGCTTTTAATACTGGTCCTGCAGAAAACCAAAGCAAGGCAGCGTTCCGTTTGAAACCGGAATTCACCAGAACAAGTGTATCCTGATGTGgtaaggagaggaggggaggggaggacacAGAGGGCGCCATGTGGCAGGCCGCGCTCCATCTCTTGTCACATCTACATGAGCACGAGAGGGTGAGgtgaaaaaaagctttttttaaaatcagagaTGAATAGAGGCTGGAGGCTGCAGTAGGTGTTAAGGGTTGAGATATTTACAAAGTTACAGAATTTTGAGAGGAATTAACATATTTATGTCATTAACTGTCAGGATGGGCAGTGTCTGCAGTGTCATGTGACGGCCTGGCAACACGCAGTTTGTAGGAAGAATATTCAAAAGAATAAGAATCACAAATaaaatggttttgttttgtaAGAATTAAACTACAATACAACTAAAGTATTTTAAGACCTCGTTACTGACTGTTGCTAATGACAAAGTGGTGAATATTGGTCTTCTGCCTCAGCTGCATTGCACCTAAGGACCAATTTCACATGTTTTCTTATTAAATATGATATTCCTACATTAAAAGTGGGTGCTCTACATATAAAAATGCAGTAGGAATTATGTGTTGAGACTGCCTCAGCGTTTTCCATCTCCCCTATCAGAGGTTTATTATTTCATCATGATCCATGAAGATGTAGGGAAAATCTCCAGTGAATGGAAAGGTGAGGAGATTGAGAATGCTGATCAGGCAGACTCTATTTCAGATACCAAAGAAATAAAGCCATCTAATCTGATAATGCCAGGTGACACAAGCACAACGGAGGCCAGGAGGAAGTCAGAGGCGGCTCATCGTAATCCACACAAAGGCCCCGAAAATGTCTGACATTTAATAACCAAACACACAGGGAAAATTAGgaaatgttaatgtgtgtgtgtgtgtgtgtgtgtgtgtgtgtgtgtgtgtgtgtgtgtgtgtgtgtgtgtgtaggcttgTGCATCTGTCTGCAGAAGAAGTGAAGTACAATATAAAGGATGTGGTGAAGGAGCAGTAATGGTCAGATGTTTCTCGCCTCTGTTGCTTTTTCTCTCACACCTGCAGAGTTActgagcatgcacacacacacacacacacacacacacacacacacacacacacacacacacacacacacacacacacacacacatgcagaagctGCCATCACATAACTTCAGTATcctgtctttgtgtttgtgtgtaagaaGCAGGACAGGATTGTTCGTTAGCTTACATGAAGCAGCCAGATGTTTCTTCACTGCAGGTTCAGGTACAGGAATTAACTTAACATTTAACAATATTAAACAATGCAGGCCGGTGTGTCTGTTCCAGGCAGTGCGCTACCAATAATCCCAACCCCCAGAGTGAAACTGGCCACTTAAAAAGATCAGAATGTTGTTCCTAATATGACAAGAAGTGGGGCAGCAACAGTTACCTCTTATCTAGCAAGAATTTCTTGGGAGCTTTTGGCAGTGCTGACATCAGTCAGAGGAGACAGGTCTGATACACTGTTAGGTTCAACctgttcatataacaatgctggaactacttattatcactcctgaccacaaccctgacctactttagctgatgttctatcacctcgagatagcaggggacaacctgtcCATCCTGtgaccatccatcccccattttcttatatgttccttttgtatatatcatgctttgttttatcatgtgatgtgctagtataagaataaacctcaccagggcccacacttgtagcccacactgcagacgcgtggttgcccttgcagcaagtaaacggaagcttccgtctcattcctctgatggcaacagcacggggagaaaactgatcactttctccccaacataCGCTAGAAACCAAGACGTTCACATCTCCACGTGCTGTGACTTACACCCATATAGGCAggagtaatacaaggttacataacatagcaGGGCACTTTAGaatcaaagccccttggctttgatcttgaGAAGCTCAAAGTTCTGGAATCTGCAACGTCACCAGAATTTAAGCAGCTCTTACTTATCCACGTTTCCTgaaagtttcattaaaatcccCTCATTAGACAGATggacgggcaggcagacagacacacaggcagacagaattTTCCAAGCAGCCTTTGAGTGATCGCGAAGCTATTTAGTTTGGATGTTCGTGGTCCCCAGTGAATGAATTCCTCTTTAGTGAGGCACGGCTGTTGTGTCTAAGATCCGACTGGGGTAAGCCCCATTCAAGATTTTAAAGTCCAAACGTGTGCAGGGCAGCTCATTCAGCTGTTAATTTTTAGGAGGCCATCTCACTTATTAAGCTCACCATAATGAGTAGAAACAGAATTTTCTAGTTCCAtcttgacttcctgtctcctgagCACTGGATCATGGGAGAGTCGGATTAATATCGAGACAAAATAAAGGCGGAATGTGTGATGTTCACTCTGGTTTGAGAAAAGCCTGTTTTGGATTCTTTAATTCCCAGGATAACTAAATTCTGACAGAGTCTGACTGACAAGTTTTAATTGACATGCTGATGTAAACGTTCACTTCCTGGTGCTCTGTGGACAGGAAATGAAGTGGTGAACCCCTGACTTTATGAAGTACTGAAGATAATTCTCAAGATTTCACAGATCAACAGacctaaaatgaaaaaatgtaTATAATCATTTCGCACTCAGAATGAATGAAGTCCTTTTATAAATGTGCTTGAGATTATCGATGGTCACTAATGACCGCTAGGTGTCACTGTCTGACTAATGATTTCCCTGCAGCCTCCCAGATGATGCTGAAATTCTCTTAAACGTCACTTCAGGCTCAAAATAAAAAGTTTCCAATAAACATAAAGGAAGACTTTTAGTTTTAAGTGTTTCTGAAATAACTTACCActcaaatttaaaatgaaaacgtAAAGGTTATGACGTTAAAATGATTACAGTATTCGAAACATAGGAATTAATTTCTCTAAATTAATTACATTTGAAAGATTTCCCGCTGCTTTCATATATGATGGTTTACAAACACCTTGTTGTTGGaccaaacctgcagcagaacacttTAAATAAACAAGACGGTAACCAAATAAAACAACTTAAAATCGGGTGTTTGTGTTGAAGGTGTCACACAGCTCAGCAAAAATTaccatataaaaaaaaaaaaaaagatcacaaaTGCTCTGTCAAAatagggaagaagagaaggagggggtgGCGGCCTGCTTGGCTTGACTTTATGTTTGACCTTTTGGGGAAGGAGAACTAATCCTTGAATATAATAGACTGTAAGATATGGAAAATGACTGTGCTGTTATCTCTGTTACCCTGGAgaccatcagcagcaccctgGGCTGCAGCTGCCAAGTTATTAAGCATCCAGTTTGTGTATAATGGAAAAATACCTTTTTCTGACATAACTGGTCACTCGCCCatcgcacacacaaacacacgcgcactttACACAACACacccaaaaacaaaaatcttcTTAAACAGACTGTGTAAAATAAAACTCTTtacaaatgtaaaaagaaaaaaaagaaataatagtCTTTCTGAATTAGTGTTTTTTCTGATTATGTTTTGCACTTCAACTTTTAACTGATTAAATTTAATCCGATTAATTACAAAGAAGAAAACTAAAGCTTGTAAGTGAtgtgataaataaaaacactgctCAATCTGTTAAACAACTTCAGGCCTCGGACTGATGGTTTTAAAAGGACTATCACGGTAAATCAAATATTTTCTTCATATTCTTATCTTAACTAGGCTCGTTCTCATTTGCGTATTTGCAAATTATCACTAGGATGGTGAACACAATGAATCCTTCTGGAGCTTTAACTTTCATCCAAAGTCCAACATAAAAACACGCCACAAAGACCCGGAATTCTCCGATGACTCTTAAAAATCGGGAAAGCTCTATTTATATCTTCTAAAAAAGACTTTAGACGTGCATCCGCGGCGCGTGCACTCCCCTCTCTATC
It contains:
- the si:ch211-157b11.8 gene encoding fibroleukin; protein product: MIPLHFRGVLPLLSLHVGALLSTGASLACPHPPCGESLVAAPIQAGSSVGMGTRACEGQTGTTSCRMGVALLAISDVPRRVEHRLNPPQVQPKTGSIKERLVQLQRCMHALQDPGAPRSPAGQESSSLGAILALMAAVLTECDLHCHSQALGVMAKRLESAAVGREGEKDLLLLLKSITQHPPTVAPLERSHPQDCAEIYKLGIKENGIYTIQPDLRRPAMEAKCDMETAGGGWTVIQTRQDGLLDFNRTWQEYREGFGSPKGEHWLGNAALHALTSTGPHQLRIELEDWYQQKRHATYSNFKVASEAQRYRLTAREYSGDAGNALSYSKRYNHDGRSFSTPDRDNDRYATGNCAQYYGAGWWFDACLAANPNGRYYRGRYSGVTNGIYWGTWYILTDGRTGERYSFKRVEMKTRPRNFVGNS